DNA from Algisphaera agarilytica:
GTGGCATGGCCATGGCATTGGAGTTCGCGAACACGAGGTTACCGGAAGTAATCACAGCCCCTGCGTGATGGCGGAGTTTGGGGCCAAAGCATTTACACCTGCCGGGGCGTAGCCCTGAAGAGTAGGGTAGGAAAGCGCAATTGTGTTGCCTCGCCAGATTGACACTATTGCTCGGCACGGTGGGTTAGGCGAAAAGGAAGTTGGATTTGCAGAGTATTTTCCGCATATCCCCTTTATTGAAAATCGCTTTGGGTGATATCTTTCCACGAGCGTGGGAATGTTACGCCGCGCCAGCCCGCAGCGGGTCGCACGTCCAGTGTTGAGTACCGCAATCAGAGGCGGGGAGAAACCTTTCGAATCTTTGTCCTGAACGGCAGTTAAACCACGTTCGCGGACCGACCTGTGCACTCAGGTCTAGCCCCGCGCAAGTTGTATGTCAGTGAAAGACTCATAACGAAACACTGTTTTTATTCATTGGCGGCGGACTTCGAGGCCGTCCTCATCCAGGTAGCATCTATGACAAAACTATGGCCCGGTTGCGTGTTCGGTTTGGTTTCCGTTCTTTCTGCGGTGGGGAACGGCGGACAGGCGGTAGCGCAACCCAATGTCATCGTGATCGTCGCCGACGACGCGGGCTATGCAGACTGGGGATTCATGGATGGCGTGGACGGCAGCAACCCGACCCCAAGCCCTATTCCGACGCCGAACCTCGATGCGTTGGCGGCCCGGGGGGTCAAATTCTCGCGGGCCTACGTTGGACAGTCCTGCCAACCAACAAGGGCGGCGATTATCACCGGTGGCTACCAGAACCGTATCGGCAACGAAGTTGTCGGGAACAACATTCAAGGTTTGCCGGCGAGCGCGACCACGCTGTGGGACCGGATGGGCGGCCAGGGCTACACGACCGGCGCGATTGGCAAGTGGCACCTCGGCAGCGTCGCAGGGCCGCAGGGCAATCGCCCCGAGACCCAGGGCGTTGATGAGTTCTACGGCATCTGGCACGGCTCGCGGAACTACAACCTTGGCAACACAAACCTGCAACCAACGCAACTGCTTCGCGAAGTCATTACCCAACCCAACGGGACTTTCACGGACACCGTGATCGAAGGCAACCATCGCGGCGAATACTTCACCAACACGATGGGCGACTTCGCCGTCGATTTCATCACCGACCACCACGATGACGCCGAGCCGTTCGTACTCTACCAGTCGTTCACGGCTCCGCATACACCGCTGCAAAATTCGCCGGATTTTAACGACCCGCGTATCGCGGGCTTGTCTGGCATCCAGAAGACCTATGCGTCGATGATGCTGACGATGGACAAAGAGATCGGCCGGATGATGGACCGTCTCGATGACCCTAACGGCGACGGCAATTCCAGCGACAGCATCAAGGATGATACGCTGGTGATCTTCGTAAACGATAACGGCGGCGCGCACTCTGGCTCATCTTCGCCCAACGGTGCAGACAATGGCCTGCTGCGGGCGGGGAAGGGGTCCTCGTTCGAGGGCGGCATCCGCGTCCCGATGATTATCGCGGGGGCCGGTGTCGACGCCGCAGTCCACGGCACGACCTACGACAAGAATGTACACGGTGTGGATATCCTGCCCACCGCATTCGCCGCCGCGGGTGGAACCTTCGGACCCGGTGACACTGGGATCGACGGCGTCAACCTACTGCCCTTCATCAATGGTACGGACACCTCCGACCCTCACGAGGTACTTGTCAACCGCCACCGTAAGCAGTTCGCCGTCATAAAAGGCGATCTCCGGCTGGTGAATAACGGCGGAAGCTCAACGAGCAATCATCAGCTATACAACGTCGCCACTGACATCGGCCAGACCAACAATATCGCCGGGTCGAACCCGGCCCTGGTCGCTGAGCTCGAGCGTGACCTCACCCATCATGAGGTCGAGTTCGACAAGCAGCGCTATGCGATCCTCGGCCAAACTGCAGAGGCCACGATCAACACCTTTGATCACTTTGTTTTTAACCCGACCCAGGGCGGCGGGGCCGGGGGCGACTTAACCATCATCGACGGCGCTACCGGTGACGGCGATTTCGAGGCCCCAGGGGCTGGATCTGGCTCGCTGAACTTTACGAACCACGCCAACTGGTTCAACGCCGGTGGGACAGAGACGATCAACTTCTCCAGCACCACCCAGACCAACGGAAGCTCGCAAGCGGGCTCACGGGCCGCGATGCCATTTCAAGACCGGACGCAGGTCAACAACACCGGGCATACCGTTGCAACGGCCGGCGAGACCTTCTCCCTGACCTACGACTTCGGGGCTGGCGGAGCCCTCGCTAACTGGAACGGAGACGAGACCATGCGGGTCTTCCTCTTCACCTCACCGGTCGCGGTAGACGGCTCGCTCGATACAGGAGACATCACCGAGATCGCGAGCACCAGCTACGCCGTTGACCGAGCCAACGATGGTCAGTGGACGACTTTCTCCGCCAACAACTTCTACACCACCACAGCGGCCGACATCGGCAAGGAGCTATTCCTTGGCATGGTATTTGAGGACCTGAGTGGAAGTACGCTCTTCCCCCGACTCGACGTTTTGTCGCTGTCCGCCACGGTGCAGAGCACACCGTCGACGGCTACCAACTGGTCGAGCAGCGAAGGATGGTTTGAAGGCGGTACGTCTAACGTCGAAACAATGTTCAACTCCGATGCCTTCGCTGGTGCGGTACTGGAATTTGGAACGACTGACGCCTTCAGCTACATCTCGAATAACGATATGGTCCGCGAGACGGGGCTGGAGTTCATGTTGAATAAGATGATCCTCAGCGGCACTTTCGGCGGCGCGTCGAACCAGACGGCGACAATCCAGGGCAACGAGCTACTCTTCACCGACGACCTCGACGGGAACGGACCGGAGATAGCAGTTAACGCAACCAACGACGGGGCCAACAGCTTCGCCTACGGCATCGATCTAGACGTGGTCATGTACGATAACCTCACTGTAGGCGGCGACGGCGACGTGTCGGTGACGATTAACGGTCAGATCCGCGACTACTACGATCCTCGGAACCTGACCAAGTCGGGAACCAGTACCGTGGTCCTTGCGGGCAGCAACGCTTACGAAGGCGATACGATCGTTGAAGGTGGTACGCTGACCATCACGTCGGCATACCTAGAGGAATCGGCTGACGTCTACCTGACCACGGGTGCGGTTTTCGACTTGGATTTCGCCGGAATCGACTCGATCGATGAACTGTTCTTTGATGGTGTGTCTCAGGCCATCGGTACCTGGGGTTCGATCGGCTCCGGGGCCGACAATGAGTCGGCCTTCTTCAACGGCACAGGTCTGCTTCTGGTCAGCACGATCGCGATCCTCGCCGGCGATTACAACGATGACGGCAGCGTGGATGCGGCGGACTATACGGTCTGGGCCGACAACTTCGGCTCAACTACGCTGCTCGATGCCGACGGCAACAATGACGGCGTGGTCGATGCGGCGGACTACACGATCTGGGCAGATAATTTCGGGGCCAGCAGAGCATCGGCCCAAGGCTTGTTGATCCCCGAGCCTTGCACGGCGATTGTGTTGTTCGCCGGTTTGTTAGGTCTATCGCGCAGACGGTAATGGCCAGCCGCCGCTGGAAATGCGTCTGCCCGCTCACGCCCAACGGTCGGCAAACCTCGGGCACCTTCAAACCTTTGCCAAATTCTACGTCGACCCGACTTAGCATCGCCGCGATCTGTTCGACAGGATGTCGCTTATTCATCCTGAGAATCCTTTCCGGCTTGCGGCCGGTGAGATTCGCTCACAACGCGTGGATCAAGATTTTAAGAGAGGTCACATACTGCCCATGTTTACCAACAAAAAAAGGACTCGCATTGCTGCAAGTCCTTTCATCAAAACGAATAGTGGGGAGTGGATTCGAACCACTGACCTCCGGGTTATGAGGGACCCTTGGAGGTATTTCGCAAATCTTTACTGCCAGAGCAATTACAGCCGTGAATGAGGGTTAGGCACTCTCAACAGCCTGTCCCATGTACACCGTGTTCTCCAAACCGCATGGGGCAGTTTATGGGGTAATTTGCGAGCAGATATGAGTCTGCTTGTAGCTTTTATTCATTCGCTCACTATAGCGACCCTTGGCGTAGCTGCTATTGGCTTGCGCAACCTCCAGCCAGCCGATCAGCACGCGTAACCAGATACTGAAATATGACTGCTGGCTGAATCCAAAATTCATCTAGACATTTCTTGGTTTGCTAACACTTGGCTCACTCTCAACAAACATCTCGGGGCTATTTTCTCATCTCAACGTTGAGCGAACAGGCTTGATCTGTCGGTAAGTCATATTTCATCGTGCGGGCTAGTCGTAACCAAATGCTCTCACTTACCTAACAAAACCAGCTAACGAGGCTGGAAAGGATACGTTATGCGGAATTTATTAAAACGAATCGCCGTCGGGGTATTGTCGCTTGGTGTAGGGATGTCTGCTGCCACCGCTGGTGAGCATCCAACGGGTACGTCGGACAAGCCGTTGCGTGTGATGTTGATCCCAGCGGATACTGGTGCGGACACGACCAAGAACGATTTTCAGCCTATTTTCAACGCGATTACCGACAACTATGGACTACACTTCGACCTGCGGGTCGGTAGCTCGTACGCTGCGGTGGTCGAAGGCATGGAGAGCGGTGTCGTGGACATCGCCTTCCTCGGTGCGGTGACCCTGCACCAGGCTAAGGAGCGTGACGCCGCGGAGCTTCTGGCTGTGTCGGTGAAGAAAGGGTCGAGCTCCTACTACTC
Protein-coding regions in this window:
- a CDS encoding sulfatase-like hydrolase/transferase, yielding MYVSERLITKHCFYSLAADFEAVLIQVASMTKLWPGCVFGLVSVLSAVGNGGQAVAQPNVIVIVADDAGYADWGFMDGVDGSNPTPSPIPTPNLDALAARGVKFSRAYVGQSCQPTRAAIITGGYQNRIGNEVVGNNIQGLPASATTLWDRMGGQGYTTGAIGKWHLGSVAGPQGNRPETQGVDEFYGIWHGSRNYNLGNTNLQPTQLLREVITQPNGTFTDTVIEGNHRGEYFTNTMGDFAVDFITDHHDDAEPFVLYQSFTAPHTPLQNSPDFNDPRIAGLSGIQKTYASMMLTMDKEIGRMMDRLDDPNGDGNSSDSIKDDTLVIFVNDNGGAHSGSSSPNGADNGLLRAGKGSSFEGGIRVPMIIAGAGVDAAVHGTTYDKNVHGVDILPTAFAAAGGTFGPGDTGIDGVNLLPFINGTDTSDPHEVLVNRHRKQFAVIKGDLRLVNNGGSSTSNHQLYNVATDIGQTNNIAGSNPALVAELERDLTHHEVEFDKQRYAILGQTAEATINTFDHFVFNPTQGGGAGGDLTIIDGATGDGDFEAPGAGSGSLNFTNHANWFNAGGTETINFSSTTQTNGSSQAGSRAAMPFQDRTQVNNTGHTVATAGETFSLTYDFGAGGALANWNGDETMRVFLFTSPVAVDGSLDTGDITEIASTSYAVDRANDGQWTTFSANNFYTTTAADIGKELFLGMVFEDLSGSTLFPRLDVLSLSATVQSTPSTATNWSSSEGWFEGGTSNVETMFNSDAFAGAVLEFGTTDAFSYISNNDMVRETGLEFMLNKMILSGTFGGASNQTATIQGNELLFTDDLDGNGPEIAVNATNDGANSFAYGIDLDVVMYDNLTVGGDGDVSVTINGQIRDYYDPRNLTKSGTSTVVLAGSNAYEGDTIVEGGTLTITSAYLEESADVYLTTGAVFDLDFAGIDSIDELFFDGVSQAIGTWGSIGSGADNESAFFNGTGLLLVSTIAILAGDYNDDGSVDAADYTVWADNFGSTTLLDADGNNDGVVDAADYTIWADNFGASRASAQGLLIPEPCTAIVLFAGLLGLSRRR